The genomic interval TAATATGTGTTTGCCCCATCCCTCAGCCATTTGACTGCGACATGCGTTTCCAGTACATATAAAATAAATTGTTTTCTTATTCATATTCAAACCTCTTCCTTAAAATAGAATGCGTGTCATGTATAAACCTAGAAGTGCGATAAATAGCACTGGTATCGTCGTTATGATACCCATTTTAAAGTATGTACCCCACGAAATCTTTACACCTTTTTGGGTTAATACATGCAGCCATAATAATGTTGCTAAAGAACCAATCGGCGTCATTTTAGAGCCTAAGTCAGAACCTATGACATTCGCATAAATCATTCCTTCTTTAATCGTTCATACAATATCAGCTTGTCCAATTGCAATAGCGTCTATTAAAACAGTAGGCATATTGTTCACCATAGGAGACAGGAACGCTGCTATAAATCCCATCCCCATGATGCTACTGAATAAGCCATAACTCGAAATATGCGTCAATACATCCACTAAAATCGTTGTAATCCCTACATTTTTCAATCCAAAAACCACCAAATACATCCCAATAGAAAAGAGAACGATATGCCATGGTGCGCCTTTAATCACTTGTTTGATACGCACGACTTTTGATTGACGCGCTATTAAAATAAATATGAATGCGATAGTAGACGCAATGAGGGATACAGGGATTTTTACAAATTCGCTGATTAAATAACCTACGAGTAAGAGCACTAAAACAATCCATGACATATTAAATAAATTGTGGTCTTTAATCGCCTCTTTAGGTAATGTCAGATTTTGGGTATCGAACGTTCGAGGTATCGATTTTTTGAAATATAGCCATAAAACGAAAATGCTCGCCATTAATGAGAAGAGGTTAGGAATGATCATGCGACTCAAAAATTGAATAAAGCCAATATCAAAATAATCCGCCGAAACAATATTCACTAAATGACTCACTATGAGGGGGAGTGATGTCGAATGAGCAATAAATCCACTCGCAATAACAAAAGGGGAGACCGCCTTTTGATTAAAACCTAAACGGCGGACCATTGCTAAAACTATAGGTGTCTATATGAGGGCCGCCCCATCGTTCGCAAAAAATGCTGCCACTACTGCCCCTAATAACATCACAAAAACAAACATTTTCAAGCCATTGCCATTTGCTGCCTTGGCCATATGTATCGCAGACCATTCAAAAAATCCAATTTCATCTAATATGAGTGAAATCAAAATAATAGCGATAAATGTAACAGTTGCATTCCATACAATTCCAGTAACTTCAACTACGTCAGAAAAGCTGACAACGCCCGAAATCATTGCAAGAACTGCACCGATTAACGCGGTCACACCTTATGTCTAGATTTTTAGGGCCATATCACAAAAACTAAAGTAAACAGAAAAATGAGGATCGCTAAAAATGTCATGCGCGACATTCACCTGACTTTATCGTTACATATACAGCGTTCATGAGAAGTGTGAATGAAGTTGATGTTTTCATTAATCGCTTCTAACAATGCATGATTCAGTCGATACATACGTTTATTACCACTTTTTCTTGTAAAAATCAACTCGTTATCGACTAAAGCCTTCATATGATAACTGAGCGTAGGTTGTGAAAATTGAAAGTGTGCCAACAAATCTCAAGCACATCATTCCCCACAAGAAAGTATGGCGAGTATTTCTAATCGACTCGGATCAGCTAAAATTTTTAATATTTTGGAAAGCGCTTGATATGACATCTTTATACCTCCTAAACTTTAAATAGATTAACATCTATATAGATAATTGTCTATGTAGAATTTTGTAAGCTTAAAGAAATACGACTTAACAAACGCTTTCACAAATAAAGACGCACAGCCACTTGAATCATGTCCCTTTCGATAACTTCCGTGTCATCATCCTGCCAACAGCTATGACATTTGAAAAAGAGGACCGACAAGATCTTAGTTCAATCTCATCAGCCCTCGTTTCATATGCCCGACGTCAATGTCTCCGTTGCCCACTTCACCACCGTACTTCATGGACATGTGGGACTAGGACATAAGCTTTTCCAGCCTCTATTTAATTATAGAATGATAATTCATTTACATTTTAAAATAGTCAAGAATTGAGGGTGAATGGGCATAAAAATGAATGCTATTGATTTTTAATTTCATAAACTCGCCCTCAGTTACCCTTATTTAATGTAAGATTGCCCAGAAGGCTGAGACTCCTGAGGGATCAGCTGGTCCGGAAAATCCAATTCGGCATCGATCAAGTGTACATTTCAATCAAGCCGAATTTAGTTGAAGGACCAGCCCTTAGGAACGCGAAGCCATGAAGGCAATCAAAGCCAAAAATCGTTGAGGGCTAGTTAAACAAAATACTGCATCAATAGCATCAAAAATTTTTATGCCCATCCCCGCATTCATTGACTATTCGTTTGAAATGTAATGTGATTTGCCTTTTAAGAAGAAACTTAAAATGAGTGCTAAACCACTTAAAGCCGTCGCTACCCAGAAAGCACTATTGACCCCATCAACAGAAGCTAGCTGATTTACGAATTTAATAATAGCCCCCATCGCTTGCTCTTGACCACCGAGTTGTTGGGCCAAGGCTTGCAAGCTGTCTTGAATCGTTGGGTCCGTATGGTCTAAATCTTGTTGGAATGTTGCCAAATGTGATTCGGTTTGTTGCGTCATCACTGTCACTAAGATTGCCGTACCAATTGAGCCGGCTAATTGTCTCATCGTATTGACTAAGGCGTTACCATGAGAGATTAAACGTGACGGCAATGCGTTCATACCTGCTGTCATAATCGGCATCATGACAAAGCTCATACCGAACGAACGGATAATATAAATCATTAAAATACTGCGATATGGTGTATCCATAGTCAGTTGCGTCAGTTCCCAAGTGCCATATGTTGTAATGGCTAAACCAATAATCGTAATTGGTTTAATCCCGATTGTATCGAGTAATTTACCAGCTATAGGTCCCATCACACCCATAATTAAAGCACCTGGTAATAGTAATAACCCCGAGTCTAGCGCTGAGAAACCTCTTAAACTTTGTAAATATAATGGTAGTAAAATCATACCACCGAAAAGACTCATTGTGAGAATCATGTTAATGACTGCTGTTAACGTAAAGCCTGAATATTTAAGCACTTCAAAATCAAGCATCGGCGCTTTCATCGTCATTTCACGGACAACAAACGCAACCGTAAAGCTGATTCCGATAATAAACATAATGACAATTTTTGTTGAAGTCCAGCCATCGTTACCCGCTTCACTAAAGCCGTATAACAATGCACCGAAACCAATTGTACTGAAAATGATACCCGGAATATCTGCTTTTGGATTCGTTGTTTTTTGATAAATTCCAAACCAAACAAATGCAAGCGTGAGTGAAATAATCCCGACGATAAACATACCAAAGAACATCGTATGCCAGTCATAGTTTTCGATAATATAACCTGACAGTGTAGGTCCAATGGCTGGTGCTAAAATCATCGCAATCCCCATTGTTCCCATGGCCATACCACGTTTTTCAGGTGGGAAGATTGTCATAAATACATTCGTACCTAATGGCATTAACACTCCAGCACCCATCGCTTGAAGTACACGACCGACCATCATAATCGGAAAGCTCCAAGCGAAACCACAGACGAGTGAGCCTATCGTAAATATGAGCATCGCAGTTAAGAATAAGCGGCGATATGAATATTTATTAAATAAGAATGCACTAATTGGAATCAAAATCCCGTTCACTAACATAAAGCCTGTCATCAACCATTGTCCTGTTGAAGCAGAAATATTAAAGTCTGTGTTGATTCGAGGTAATGCCGTGTTTAACAATGTTTGGTTCAAAATAGAGATGAACATCCCGAAAATCATCGCGACTAAAATTTTGCCACGTGTGACACCCTTTTTAAAGACATAACTTTGTGTGGCATCCGCTACTTTTTCATTGACCGGTTGACGTTCAGCTCTGTCTTGGCCCGCTGTCG from Staphylococcus sp. MI 10-1553 carries:
- a CDS encoding DHA2 family efflux MFS transporter permease subunit, with the protein product MFMMIYTIIALIVIIILNWTIIRGRKRKSLSQQHRDVASDAMQPERDVHPTTHTFRLDEDDQYSAADSTRQDESEDDASTATSAEKEASQQKTTAGQDRAERQPVNEKVADATQSYVFKKGVTRGKILVAMIFGMFISILNQTLLNTALPRINTDFNISASTGQWLMTGFMLVNGILIPISAFLFNKYSYRRLFLTAMLIFTIGSLVCGFAWSFPIMMVGRVLQAMGAGVLMPLGTNVFMTIFPPEKRGMAMGTMGIAMILAPAIGPTLSGYIIENYDWHTMFFGMFIVGIISLTLAFVWFGIYQKTTNPKADIPGIIFSTIGFGALLYGFSEAGNDGWTSTKIVIMFIIGISFTVAFVVREMTMKAPMLDFEVLKYSGFTLTAVINMILTMSLFGGMILLPLYLQSLRGFSALDSGLLLLPGALIMGVMGPIAGKLLDTIGIKPITIIGLAITTYGTWELTQLTMDTPYRSILMIYIIRSFGMSFVMMPIMTAGMNALPSRLISHGNALVNTMRQLAGSIGTAILVTVMTQQTESHLATFQQDLDHTDPTIQDSLQALAQQLGGQEQAMGAIIKFVNQLASVDGVNSAFWVATALSGLALILSFFLKGKSHYISNE